The genomic region AATGCCCGCGACGGTTGACGTGGCCAGGTGCTTCCACACCAAGATAATAGATACCAGTCCGCTGGCAACGTTCCCTGGAGCCATACACATCAAGTTCGACGAAAGGAGAGCGGATGAGATAGCCAGGGAGATAGTCAGGACCGCTGTTGAGAACTTCCCGAACCGGTCGAAGCAGAGGGTAGAGATACCCAAGGAGAAGATGGCAGGATACGTTGGCTTCAGCGTCGAGGCAATACTCAAACACTTCGGAGGCTCCCTCAAGCCCCTGGAGGAGGCGATAGTCGAGGGCAAGATAAAGGGCGTCGCCGGCTTGGTCGGATGCAACAATCCCAAGATAAAGCAGGACCACAACCACATAAAGATAGCCAACGAGCTGATGAAGAGGGACGTTCTCCTCATAGGAACCGGTTGCTGGGCAACAGCGGCGATGAAGTACGGTATTTTCCTGCCCGAGTACGTTGACACCGAGAACGTCGGGCCCGGCCTGAGGGAGTTCGCCAAGGAGTGGGGCATTCCTCCCGCCCTCAACATGGGTTCGTGCGTTGACTGCACGAGGATGCTGGTTTTAGCTGACCTCATAGCGAGGGATCTGAACGTCCCCATCTCGGCATTACCAGTGGTGGGCTCCGCCCCCGAGGCCATGACCGAGAAGGCGGTCTCAATCGGAACCTACTTCGTGGCCAGCGGAATCACCACTCACCTCGGCATAGTTCCGCCGGTTCTCGGCGGTCCAAAGGTGGTGAAGATCCTCACGCAGGATCTCTACGACATCGTTGGAGCGGCCTTCATAGTGGAGCCCGACCCGTACAAGGCAGCGAAGCTGATGTACGACCACATAATGAAGAAGAGGAAGGAGCTCGGCATCTGAGCTCCCTCTTTTATTCCCTTTTGAGGTGGGACGATGTTCAAGCGCATCAAGGGATTATTCGGGAGGGAAGAGAAGGCCTCCCTTTCACCCCCGGCCGAGACTCCGGAAAAGGAAGGCTTAAACGCTGACGCCTGCATAGGCTGCGCCCTCTGTGCCCAGGTGTGTCCACACAACGCGATATTCGTTATAGATAACGGTAAGAAGGTCATCTCCTTCCATCCTGAGCTCTGCAGGGAGTGTAATTACGAGTGCAACGAGATATGTCCGACGAAGGCTATCCAAGGTCACCCTGACAGGCTCGACCTCGAGTTCGAGTACGCCCACTGCCAGGTCTGTGGTAGGAAGCTGGACTACACCGTTAAAACCGCGGAGTTCCTCTACCACAAGCTCGAAAAGTTCTACGATCATCCTGAGGTCGTCTTCATGTGTGACAGATGCAAGCACGATCGCGTCAAGGAGTTCCCGAGCGAGTACCTGAGGTTCTTCGGGGGGACCGTTAAATGAGGGGCATAAAGTTCTCCTTTCTCTGCAGAGAGAAGCCCAATCCGACGGGGAAAAGAGTAGCAATAATCGGCGCCGGACCTGCTGGACTCACGGCTGCCGGCTACCTCGTCTGCAGGGGACACGACGTTGACATCTACGACAAAATGCCCGAGCCCGGCGGCTTGATGCTCTTCGTCATCCCGGAGTTCAGGATTCCAGTCGAGAGGGTTCGCCTCGGCGCGAAGGAACTTGAGGAGGAGTTTGAGGTAACCTACTACCCGAGGACGAAGGTCATGGAGGATGAGCGGGAGGACGAGGGCGACGAGTTCTACGAGAGGGTCGTTAGGCTCAGTGAGCTCAGGGAGAACTACGACGCGGTTCTAATAGCCACCGGAATCTGGAACGTGAGGAGGATTGGAATTCCTGGGGACGACCTGGAGGGCATACTCTCACCGCTGGAGCTCCTCTTCTGGATAAAAGGTTACGAACTCGGCTACGTTCCGAGGGATAAGGTCCCCAAGCTGGAGGGCAAGAAGGTCGGGATAATAGGGGCGGGCCTCACGGCCGTTGACGTTGCCTTTGAGTGCAACCGCCTCGGTGCGGAGGTTGAGATATTCTACCGCAGGACGATAAGGGAAGCCCCCGCCGGAGCCTACGAGATAAACATCCTGCGGAACAGGGGGGTCAAGTGGTTCGAGCTCGTCACTCCAAAGCGCGTGATAGGTGAGAACGGCCGCGTTAGGGCCATAGAACTCCTTAGAACCCGTCTTGGAGAGCCCGATGAAACCGGAAGGAGGAGGCCTATACCCATTGAAGGCTCGGAGTTCCAGGTTGAGCTCGACTACCTGGTCTTCGCCATAGGCATGGTCTCCACCCCACCGGTTAACGGCTCCTACATCGTCACCGACAGGAGGGGCAGGATCGTAGTTGATTCCAGGCACATGACCAGCGTCGAGGGAATTTTCGCCGCCGGGGATGTCGTCAACGGCCCGACGAAGGTCGGCAGGGCGATAAAGGACGGCCTCTATGCGGCAGTCTCAATCGACGGGTGGCTCAGGGGGGAGCCCTGATGGAGAGGAAGTACCTCTACCTCGACCACCTCACGTGCATTGGTTGTGAAACCTGTGAGACCGTCTGCGACTTTATCCATGATGGGAGCCCGCACATAAGAATTTACGTGACGGAGAACAAGCAGTACCTCCCGATAAACTGCAAGCACTGCGACGACGCTCCCTGCGTGAGGGTCTGCCCAACCGATGCCATCTACCGGGACGAGGATGGAGCCGTGAGGATAGCCGAGAACAGGTGCATCGGCTGTCTCGCCTGTCTCCAGGTGTGTCCCTACGGCGTTCCCTTCTACAGCCTTAAGGTCAGGGCAATAACCAAATGCGACATGTGTGCAGACAGACGTGAGGTGGGTCTCGAACCGGCCTGCGCCCTCATGTGCCCGGCGGAGGCCATCCAGTACGGCCCGCTGGAGATGGTCCTTGAACTCGTCAACGAGAGGCGCGCCAGGAACATACCCGAGCACAGGAGGGAGCTGAGTGAGGAAGAGCTCAGGAAGAGCGTGAGTTCCGGCTACGTTCTTCTCTGATATCTTTTTGGAGGTTTCACCGTGAGGATCGACGAGATAATCGGAGATGCGCGCAGGATAGTCCTCTGTGGCGTGGGCAACGAGAAACGCGGTGATTATGGATTTGGGGCCTATCTGGCCGAGGCCCTTTCTCTGGCGGTGGAGAATCCCAACTTCCTTCCGATCAACTGCCACGACGTTCCTGAGAGCCAGGCGGGGGCCATAATACGCTTTCGTCCGGAGCTGGTGATAGTTGCGGTCCCCCTTGAATTCGGGAGTGGGCCCGGTAAAGTGGTCGCTGCCGACCCCTGGGAGGCTATTGGAGATGTTCCCGAGGACTTCCGCTTCCAGCTCAGGGTGACGCTCGACCATCTGGCCGAGATGCTTCCGGAGACCCGGTTCCTGCTCCTCGGCTGTCAGCCCGGGGACTGGATGGAAGTGAGCGAGGAAATTAAAAACTGCGTTAGGGCCCTCGCGCTGGCCTTCAAGGATGCGGTGGATTAACGCCAAAAAAGCCAGGAAAAAGGAAAGGCTCACTCCTCCGGCTTCGGGAGGGTGACGTCAACGCCAAGAACCTTCCACATAGCCTTGATCTGCTCGCGCATGACGTCTATCGCTTCCGGCTGCTTGAAGAGGTGCTTGAACCTGCCCTGGAGCTTAAGGTACTCCTCGATGGGCTTCTTGAACTCGATGGCTACCACGCGACCTCCCTCGCGCTTGACCTTGGCGCCCCCTCCTGGGGACTGTATCTTGATGTTCCAGAGGTCGCCGTTCTCGATTTCGAAGAGCGGCCAGACGCCGGTCTCGATGGCAAGGCGAGCTATCTCAACGCCCTTCTCGAGCGGGCTCTTCCAGCCGGTCGGGCAGGTACACTGAACCTGGACGAAAGCCGGGCCGTCCACCTTGGCGGCCTTCTTCATCTTCTTGACGAAGTCGAAGGGGTTGCCTATGCTGGCGGTTGCGACGTAGGGAACCTGGTGGGCGGCAGCTATGAGGGCGACCCACTTCTTGGGCTTGTCCTCACCGATGGAGTACTTGCCCGGCGGGCTGGTGGTGGTCCAGGCACCGTAGGGGGTTGAGCTTGACCTCTGGATTCCGGTGTTCATGTAGGCCTCGTTGTCGTACATCAGGTAAACGACGTTGTGCCAGCGCTCGAGCATACCGCTTAACGCTTGCATACCGATGTCCGCGGTACCGCCGTCACCGCCTATGGCGAGTATCTTGCCCTTCCTTCCGAGCTTCTTCCAGGCGGCCTCGACACCGCTAGCAGCTGCAGCTGCGTTCTCAAAGGCGACGTGTATCCAGGGGGCCTTCCAGGCGGTGTACGGGAAGACGGCACTAACGACTTCCATACATCCGGTGGCCTGAGCTATCGCGAAGGCGTTAGGATCACCGTACTTCTCCTCCATGGCCTCACTGAAGGCCTTGGTGGCGAGCCTGAGAGCGGTGGCACAGCCACAGCCGGCACAGGCGGCGTGACCGGGTGCCCAGTACTCGCGAGTTGTGATCGGGGGCTTTCTAACTGCCATCTTCATCACCTCACAGAATCTCCTTCCTCAGGCCGATCCAGTTGACCTCATCAAACTCCTCTCCAGCCAGAGCCTTCTGTGCTATGGCCAGGGCCTCGTCTAGGTCCTTGAAGGTGACGTCCCTGCCACCGAGGCCGAGGATGAAGTCAACGATCTTCGGCTTCTCGCTCTCGTTTATCAAAGCTCTGCTGAAGTCCTGGAAGAGTGCCCCACCGATGCTGAAGGTGACGTTCTTCTCGAGGAGAGCTATGACTTTCGCCTTCTTGGCGAGAGCGCGGACTTCTTCAGTCGGGAACGGCCTGTAAACTGTCATCTTTGCGGCACCGGCCTTTATGCCCTTCTCCCTGAGGTGGTCAACGTACTCCTT from Thermococcus sp. MAR1 harbors:
- a CDS encoding 4Fe-4S dicluster domain-containing protein, translated to MFKRIKGLFGREEKASLSPPAETPEKEGLNADACIGCALCAQVCPHNAIFVIDNGKKVISFHPELCRECNYECNEICPTKAIQGHPDRLDLEFEYAHCQVCGRKLDYTVKTAEFLYHKLEKFYDHPEVVFMCDRCKHDRVKEFPSEYLRFFGGTVK
- the porB gene encoding pyruvate synthase subunit PorB; translation: MAVRKPPITTREYWAPGHAACAGCGCATALRLATKAFSEAMEEKYGDPNAFAIAQATGCMEVVSAVFPYTAWKAPWIHVAFENAAAAASGVEAAWKKLGRKGKILAIGGDGGTADIGMQALSGMLERWHNVVYLMYDNEAYMNTGIQRSSSTPYGAWTTTSPPGKYSIGEDKPKKWVALIAAAHQVPYVATASIGNPFDFVKKMKKAAKVDGPAFVQVQCTCPTGWKSPLEKGVEIARLAIETGVWPLFEIENGDLWNIKIQSPGGGAKVKREGGRVVAIEFKKPIEEYLKLQGRFKHLFKQPEAIDVMREQIKAMWKVLGVDVTLPKPEE
- a CDS encoding hydrogenase maturation protease encodes the protein MRIDEIIGDARRIVLCGVGNEKRGDYGFGAYLAEALSLAVENPNFLPINCHDVPESQAGAIIRFRPELVIVAVPLEFGSGPGKVVAADPWEAIGDVPEDFRFQLRVTLDHLAEMLPETRFLLLGCQPGDWMEVSEEIKNCVRALALAFKDAVD
- a CDS encoding FAD-dependent oxidoreductase, whose protein sequence is MRGIKFSFLCREKPNPTGKRVAIIGAGPAGLTAAGYLVCRGHDVDIYDKMPEPGGLMLFVIPEFRIPVERVRLGAKELEEEFEVTYYPRTKVMEDEREDEGDEFYERVVRLSELRENYDAVLIATGIWNVRRIGIPGDDLEGILSPLELLFWIKGYELGYVPRDKVPKLEGKKVGIIGAGLTAVDVAFECNRLGAEVEIFYRRTIREAPAGAYEINILRNRGVKWFELVTPKRVIGENGRVRAIELLRTRLGEPDETGRRRPIPIEGSEFQVELDYLVFAIGMVSTPPVNGSYIVTDRRGRIVVDSRHMTSVEGIFAAGDVVNGPTKVGRAIKDGLYAAVSIDGWLRGEP
- a CDS encoding 4Fe-4S dicluster domain-containing protein; its protein translation is MERKYLYLDHLTCIGCETCETVCDFIHDGSPHIRIYVTENKQYLPINCKHCDDAPCVRVCPTDAIYRDEDGAVRIAENRCIGCLACLQVCPYGVPFYSLKVRAITKCDMCADRREVGLEPACALMCPAEAIQYGPLEMVLELVNERRARNIPEHRRELSEEELRKSVSSGYVLL